One window of Desulfarculus baarsii DSM 2075 genomic DNA carries:
- a CDS encoding RiPP maturation radical SAM C-methyltransferase, whose product MAGLDCCLVLMPYVDLRSPSLALGLLQAILKGQGFSARTVHACLDFAEMAGLGVQYQVMKGGRWLAGDWSFAHAAFGPERLDDEGYLRFVFERWVRRYPARELTVDPERFRQGLLNLRDQADRFVAQLTPRILAMGPRVVACSSTFQQHVASLALLRAVKAQAPEVVTLLGGANCEGEMGLATHVNFPWVDYVVSGEADELIGPLMGQILRHGPDAPPQALPHGVFCPAHRRQGYPKAADGAAPRAVVASLDDSPTPDYADYFEQLDQKPALREAMGVCLPFETSRGCWWACRPGGGCSFCGLNGVAGGGYTRKKPAQALEGLRALLAAYPARRVRMCDNVIDPGYYKSFLPKLAQAPWMESVRLFYEVRSDLTPAKTAALRRAGVMCVQPGVESLDSRCLALMNKGRQAWQHIQTLKACLQNGVSAVWHILHGFPGERDEWYADMARIIPLLHHLEPPNMFMSFSYHRFSHYWRNAAALGLDLAPLTDYRYVYPLPAPELARLAYHFETPAEESFALNPLAPFFGYGQGLEAAEHAFLRWSKAFWGQKERPRLIMRPIDDGLAIEDSRAVATERETLLHGLEADAYQLAAEAPTMGRLRAALAAQGHAATAIQTAIERLQDSQIALLLDGRLLALATPPPAHALPNAWQQPGGHILARQYDQNRRAAGQASATEGP is encoded by the coding sequence ATGGCCGGCCTGGATTGCTGCCTGGTGCTGATGCCCTATGTCGATCTGCGCTCGCCGTCGCTGGCGCTGGGCCTGTTGCAGGCCATCCTCAAGGGCCAGGGCTTTTCGGCGCGCACGGTCCACGCCTGCCTGGATTTCGCCGAAATGGCCGGCCTGGGCGTGCAATATCAGGTGATGAAGGGCGGCCGCTGGCTGGCCGGCGACTGGAGCTTCGCCCACGCCGCTTTCGGGCCGGAGCGCCTCGACGACGAAGGCTATCTGCGCTTTGTCTTCGAGCGCTGGGTGCGGCGCTATCCGGCCCGCGAGCTGACCGTCGACCCCGAGCGTTTCCGCCAGGGCCTGCTGAACCTGCGCGACCAGGCCGACCGCTTCGTGGCGCAACTGACCCCGCGCATCCTGGCCATGGGGCCCAGGGTCGTGGCCTGCTCCAGCACCTTTCAGCAACACGTGGCCTCGCTGGCCCTGTTGCGCGCGGTCAAGGCTCAAGCGCCCGAGGTGGTCACCCTGCTGGGCGGGGCCAACTGCGAGGGCGAGATGGGCCTGGCCACCCACGTCAATTTCCCGTGGGTCGATTACGTCGTCTCGGGCGAGGCCGATGAGCTTATCGGCCCGCTGATGGGCCAGATCCTCCGGCACGGCCCAGACGCGCCGCCCCAAGCCCTGCCCCACGGCGTGTTCTGCCCGGCCCACCGCCGTCAAGGCTATCCCAAGGCCGCCGACGGGGCCGCGCCCCGGGCCGTGGTCGCCTCGTTGGACGATTCGCCCACGCCTGATTATGCCGACTATTTCGAGCAGTTGGACCAAAAACCAGCCCTGCGCGAGGCCATGGGCGTGTGCCTGCCCTTCGAGACCTCGCGCGGCTGCTGGTGGGCCTGCCGGCCCGGCGGCGGCTGCTCTTTCTGCGGGCTGAACGGCGTGGCCGGCGGCGGCTACACGCGCAAAAAACCGGCCCAAGCCCTGGAGGGCCTGCGCGCGCTGCTGGCGGCCTATCCGGCGCGGCGCGTGCGCATGTGCGACAACGTCATCGACCCCGGCTATTACAAAAGCTTTCTGCCAAAATTGGCCCAAGCGCCGTGGATGGAGTCGGTGCGCCTGTTTTACGAGGTGCGCTCGGACCTGACCCCGGCCAAAACCGCGGCCCTGCGCCGGGCCGGCGTAATGTGCGTGCAGCCGGGCGTCGAAAGCCTCGACAGCCGCTGCCTGGCCCTGATGAACAAGGGCCGTCAGGCCTGGCAGCACATCCAGACGCTCAAGGCCTGCCTGCAAAACGGCGTCAGCGCCGTGTGGCACATCCTGCACGGCTTTCCCGGCGAGCGCGACGAGTGGTACGCCGACATGGCCCGCATCATCCCTCTGCTGCACCACCTCGAGCCGCCCAACATGTTCATGAGCTTTTCCTACCACCGCTTCAGCCACTATTGGCGAAACGCCGCCGCGCTGGGCCTGGACCTGGCCCCGCTGACCGACTATCGCTACGTCTATCCCCTGCCCGCGCCCGAACTGGCCCGGCTGGCCTATCATTTCGAAACGCCGGCCGAGGAGAGCTTCGCCCTCAACCCCCTGGCCCCGTTTTTCGGTTACGGCCAGGGCCTGGAGGCGGCCGAGCACGCCTTTTTGCGCTGGAGCAAGGCCTTTTGGGGCCAAAAGGAGCGTCCGCGCCTGATCATGAGGCCCATTGACGATGGCCTGGCCATCGAAGACAGCCGCGCCGTGGCCACGGAGCGGGAAACCCTGCTGCACGGCCTGGAGGCGGACGCCTACCAACTGGCCGCTGAGGCCCCGACCATGGGCCGCCTGCGCGCCGCCCTGGCCGCCCAAGGCCACGCCGCCACCGCGATCCAGACCGCCATTGAGCGGCTGCAAGACAGTCAAATCGCTCTGCTTTTGGACGGCCGACTGCTGGCCTTGGCCACCCCGCCGCCTGCCCACGCCCTGCCCAACGCGTGGCAGCAGCCCGGCGGCCATATCCTGGCCCGGCAATACGACCAAAACCGCCGGGCCGCCGGCCAGGCGTCCGCCACGGAGGGCCCATGA
- a CDS encoding RiPP maturation radical SAM C-methyltransferase, which yields MTSQTQSHGPLLAAKQVDVILATMPFASLECPSAALGVLKASLSQAGISCEAVYANLLFTEFIGVNAYRFLNIGHRYDMIGDWAFAGAAFPGFEPDMSHHLEHLARYFCRYYERQPGPDSIDKMTRMFGQVRQQAGRFVDELAQAIVAKGPKVVGCSSSFEQHVASLALLRRVRELAPAVVTIIGGANCEDAMGLATVHHFPWLDIAFSGEADSIMAQLCGLLIAHGRHYPAEALPEGAIDRRLADRLAGQPRERRQIPRLLTSQLDAMPVPDYGEFLETLGRIQAGARIVPGLMLETSRGCWWGRCTFCGLNGCGNRYRSKSPGRIIDEIETLAQRFGVRRFGLTDTVISKAFWKEVLPRLAQADAGDRCQLFFETRSNLDRQQVELLAAAGVRWVQPGIEGLHPRMLALMDKGVGVMDNVRMLRLCRQAGIFVIWHLLVGFPGEDDAWHQETARWLPLIHHLQPVQGVKRIRYDRFCQYQQDPAAHGLAIEPFEAYGKIYPLSGEALADLAYYFRDSRPGRAYHRHSPAPAGVEALRRCQGLWHAAFFGKRQASLTMDDDGQRIVIADTRPCAPQARLALEGLEARALRACDQAGDLERIATRLERAGAAADQGQLAQALASLARRKLVLALDGQYLGLATNGPPPALPTRESFPMGSAPIPLVDYV from the coding sequence ATGACCAGCCAGACGCAAAGCCACGGCCCGCTGCTCGCGGCCAAGCAGGTCGACGTGATCCTGGCGACCATGCCCTTCGCCAGCCTGGAGTGCCCCTCGGCGGCCCTGGGCGTGCTCAAGGCCAGCCTGAGCCAGGCCGGCATAAGCTGCGAGGCCGTCTACGCCAACCTGCTCTTTACCGAATTCATCGGCGTCAACGCCTATCGTTTCCTCAACATCGGCCACCGCTACGACATGATCGGCGACTGGGCCTTCGCCGGGGCGGCCTTTCCCGGCTTCGAGCCGGACATGAGCCACCACCTGGAACACCTGGCCCGCTATTTTTGCCGCTATTACGAACGCCAACCGGGGCCCGACTCCATCGACAAGATGACGCGGATGTTTGGCCAGGTTCGCCAACAGGCCGGCCGGTTCGTCGACGAGCTGGCCCAAGCCATCGTGGCCAAGGGGCCCAAAGTGGTCGGTTGCAGTTCGTCGTTCGAGCAACACGTGGCCTCGTTGGCCCTGCTGCGCCGCGTGCGCGAGTTGGCCCCGGCTGTGGTGACGATCATCGGCGGGGCCAACTGCGAGGACGCCATGGGCCTGGCCACGGTCCACCACTTCCCTTGGCTGGACATCGCCTTTTCCGGCGAGGCCGATTCGATCATGGCCCAGTTGTGCGGCCTGCTCATCGCCCACGGTCGCCATTATCCGGCCGAGGCCCTGCCAGAGGGGGCCATCGACCGCCGCCTGGCCGACCGCCTGGCCGGCCAGCCCAGGGAGCGCCGCCAAATCCCCCGGCTGCTGACCTCGCAGTTGGACGCCATGCCCGTGCCCGACTACGGCGAGTTCCTCGAAACCCTGGGCCGCATCCAGGCCGGCGCGCGGATCGTCCCCGGCCTGATGCTGGAGACCAGCCGGGGCTGTTGGTGGGGCCGCTGCACCTTTTGCGGGCTCAACGGCTGCGGCAATCGTTACCGCTCCAAGTCGCCGGGCCGGATCATCGATGAAATCGAAACCCTGGCCCAGCGCTTTGGCGTGCGGCGTTTTGGCCTGACCGACACGGTGATCAGCAAAGCCTTCTGGAAGGAAGTGCTGCCCCGCCTGGCCCAGGCCGACGCGGGCGATCGTTGCCAACTGTTTTTCGAGACGCGCTCCAACCTCGACCGACAGCAGGTGGAGCTGTTGGCCGCCGCCGGCGTGCGCTGGGTCCAGCCGGGCATCGAGGGCCTGCACCCGCGCATGCTCGCGCTCATGGACAAGGGCGTGGGCGTCATGGACAATGTGCGCATGCTGCGGCTGTGCCGCCAGGCCGGCATTTTCGTGATCTGGCACCTTTTGGTGGGATTTCCCGGCGAGGACGACGCCTGGCACCAGGAAACGGCGCGCTGGCTGCCGCTGATCCACCATCTGCAACCGGTGCAGGGCGTCAAGCGCATCCGCTACGACCGCTTTTGCCAATACCAGCAAGACCCGGCGGCCCACGGCCTGGCCATCGAGCCCTTCGAGGCCTATGGCAAGATTTATCCCTTGAGCGGCGAGGCCCTGGCCGACCTGGCCTATTATTTCCGCGACTCCCGGCCGGGCCGCGCCTACCACCGCCACTCGCCCGCGCCGGCCGGCGTGGAGGCCCTGCGCCGCTGCCAGGGCCTGTGGCACGCCGCCTTTTTCGGCAAGCGGCAAGCCAGCCTGACCATGGACGACGACGGCCAGCGCATCGTCATCGCCGACACGCGGCCCTGCGCGCCCCAGGCGCGGCTGGCGCTGGAGGGCCTGGAGGCCCGGGCCCTGCGCGCCTGCGACCAAGCCGGCGATCTGGAGCGCATCGCCACGCGCCTGGAGCGGGCCGGGGCCGCGGCCGATCAAGGCCAATTGGCCCAGGCCCTGGCCTCGCTGGCGCGGCGCAAGCTGGTGCTGGCCCTGGACGGCCAATACCTGGGCCTGGCCACCAATGGCCCACCGCCCGCCCTGCCCACGCGCGAAAGCTTTCCCATGGGCAGCGCGCCGATCCCCCTGGTCGACTACGTCTGA
- the metX gene encoding homoserine O-acetyltransferase MetX → MIPRQADRPWPLVPPRRADFDEPLELLCGARLGPYTLAYEEYGPAWAKAERAILICHGLTATAHAAGRHHPADPKPGWWDLAIGPGKAIDTDKYYVLCSNVLGGFGGSTGPGSIDPATGRPFGLRLPPLTVADMVAAQVRLADRLGVERFHCVIGGCMGGFQALEWLAAHPQRLESAIVIGSAARVSAHTLALWEVIREAIRRDPGFNGGDYYDGPAPASGMSLGSMFGMMIWMSKEVMERRFGLRTIDGGPPRISLEPQFAIQEFFQKIGQGGSGGVDPNSLIYLTKAMDFFDLSRGRDDLAQAFAGGRAKALLVSYRSDWRYPPAASEQLRQAMAQAGLEASHVELQSDFGHGAFIYDAHGVGRVMADFLAELARRGPQT, encoded by the coding sequence ATGATCCCGCGACAAGCCGACCGCCCGTGGCCGCTGGTCCCGCCACGCCGCGCGGATTTCGACGAACCCCTGGAGCTGCTCTGCGGCGCGCGCCTGGGGCCCTATACGCTGGCCTACGAGGAGTACGGCCCGGCCTGGGCCAAGGCCGAACGCGCCATCCTGATCTGCCACGGCCTGACCGCCACGGCCCACGCCGCCGGCCGCCACCACCCCGCCGACCCGAAACCGGGCTGGTGGGATCTGGCCATCGGCCCGGGCAAGGCCATCGACACCGACAAATACTACGTGCTCTGCTCCAATGTCTTGGGCGGCTTCGGCGGCAGCACCGGGCCGGGGTCCATCGATCCGGCCACGGGTCGGCCCTTTGGCCTGCGCCTGCCGCCGCTGACCGTCGCCGACATGGTCGCGGCCCAGGTCCGCCTGGCCGACCGCCTGGGCGTCGAGCGCTTTCATTGCGTGATCGGCGGCTGCATGGGCGGCTTTCAGGCCCTGGAATGGCTGGCGGCCCACCCCCAACGGCTGGAGTCGGCCATCGTCATCGGTTCGGCGGCCAGGGTTTCGGCTCACACCCTGGCCCTGTGGGAGGTCATTCGCGAGGCCATCAGGCGCGACCCCGGCTTCAACGGGGGCGACTATTACGACGGCCCCGCGCCGGCAAGCGGCATGAGCCTGGGCTCGATGTTTGGCATGATGATCTGGATGAGCAAGGAGGTGATGGAGCGGCGCTTCGGCTTGCGCACCATCGACGGCGGCCCGCCGCGAATCAGCCTGGAGCCCCAGTTCGCCATCCAGGAATTTTTCCAGAAAATCGGCCAAGGCGGCAGCGGTGGCGTGGACCCCAACTCGCTGATCTACCTGACCAAGGCCATGGATTTTTTCGACCTGTCCAGGGGCCGCGACGATCTGGCCCAGGCCTTTGCCGGTGGCCGGGCCAAGGCGCTGTTGGTCAGCTATCGTTCGGATTGGCGCTATCCGCCGGCCGCGTCGGAGCAACTGCGCCAGGCCATGGCCCAGGCCGGCCTGGAGGCCAGCCACGTGGAGCTGCAAAGCGACTTTGGCCACGGCGCCTTCATCTACGACGCCCATGGCGTGGGCCGGGTAATGGCCGATTTTCTGGCCGAGCTGGCCCGGCGCGGTCCTCAGACGTAG
- a CDS encoding AprA-related methyltransferase, protein MSEAAARIWPKVCHHLNGMALAPAVAAMARRGVLAVLDAASEPLAVGELAAGLGLRQGYLALCLRLLASQGFVAVEADRAALTPLGRQWRGAAIAYDLAPEALAAAGDLAGWLAAEGPEPAQAARWRRLLGPEAAGQGAALAEEGARHVHGAMVAALMRAFCLRGLWEPLVAAGRAGLALAELGLNAAALGAAFDLLARQGWAWIDGPRAGLSAEGALLADYAPQYFAPLSYLPTFRALDDFLTGAATPEDLTRDHAGAESHLDRRLDIEFSGLVFKKGCAEPFFAAVLPVFDQPLERQPACVVDTGCGDATLLVELHRAIARRTLRGRHLGQKPLIMVGAEFNPQARQTAAQRLEREGISHLAIDGDITDPEALARRLGGCGLDPFDALHLSKSVAHNRALTQAPDQWPAGQWPAQGLFVTRGGRIVAPKAMAHDLTEFFRRWLPHVRRHGMALIEAHTVEPAVAAPHRHRHLITCTEAYHILSGQYLVDAGSHRRAYQEAGFTAVSQADLGRAMVGQALMSVDFLRPAQA, encoded by the coding sequence GTGAGCGAGGCCGCCGCGCGCATCTGGCCCAAGGTCTGCCACCACCTCAACGGCATGGCCCTGGCCCCGGCCGTGGCCGCCATGGCGCGACGGGGCGTTCTGGCCGTTCTGGACGCCGCGTCGGAGCCGCTGGCCGTGGGCGAGCTGGCCGCCGGCCTGGGTCTGCGTCAGGGCTATCTGGCGCTGTGCCTGCGGCTGTTGGCCTCGCAAGGTTTCGTGGCCGTCGAGGCCGACCGGGCGGCGCTGACGCCGTTGGGCCGGCAATGGCGCGGCGCGGCCATCGCCTACGACCTGGCCCCGGAAGCCCTGGCCGCCGCCGGCGATCTGGCCGGCTGGCTGGCGGCCGAAGGGCCGGAGCCGGCCCAAGCGGCCCGCTGGCGGCGTTTGTTGGGGCCGGAGGCCGCCGGCCAAGGCGCGGCCCTGGCCGAGGAGGGCGCGCGGCACGTCCACGGGGCCATGGTCGCGGCGCTGATGCGCGCCTTTTGCCTGCGCGGCCTGTGGGAGCCCCTGGTCGCGGCCGGGCGAGCCGGATTGGCGCTGGCCGAGCTTGGCCTCAACGCCGCCGCGCTGGGCGCGGCCTTTGATCTGCTGGCGCGCCAGGGCTGGGCCTGGATCGACGGGCCACGGGCCGGCCTGAGCGCCGAAGGGGCGCTGCTGGCCGACTACGCCCCGCAATACTTCGCGCCGCTTAGCTATCTGCCCACCTTTCGCGCGCTGGATGACTTCCTGACCGGGGCGGCCACGCCAGAGGATCTGACCCGCGACCACGCCGGGGCCGAAAGCCACCTCGACCGGCGGCTGGACATCGAGTTCAGCGGCCTGGTGTTCAAAAAAGGCTGCGCCGAGCCTTTTTTCGCGGCGGTGCTGCCCGTTTTCGATCAGCCCCTGGAGCGCCAACCGGCCTGCGTGGTCGACACCGGCTGCGGCGACGCCACCTTGCTTGTCGAACTGCATCGGGCCATCGCCAGGCGCACCCTGCGCGGCCGCCATCTTGGCCAAAAGCCTTTGATCATGGTCGGGGCCGAGTTCAACCCCCAGGCCCGTCAGACGGCGGCCCAGCGCCTGGAGCGGGAGGGAATCAGCCACCTGGCCATCGACGGCGACATAACCGACCCCGAAGCCCTGGCCAGGCGCCTGGGCGGATGCGGCCTGGACCCGTTCGACGCCCTGCACCTCAGCAAATCGGTGGCGCACAACCGCGCCCTGACCCAGGCGCCCGATCAATGGCCGGCCGGGCAGTGGCCGGCCCAGGGCCTGTTTGTCACGCGCGGCGGCCGGATCGTCGCCCCCAAGGCCATGGCCCACGACCTCACGGAGTTTTTCCGGCGCTGGCTGCCCCACGTCCGGCGTCACGGCATGGCGCTCATCGAGGCCCACACCGTCGAGCCGGCCGTGGCCGCGCCCCATCGTCACCGGCACTTGATCACCTGCACCGAGGCCTATCACATCCTGTCGGGCCAATACCTGGTCGACGCCGGCAGCCATCGCCGGGCCTACCAGGAGGCCGGCTTCACGGCCGTCAGCCAGGCCGACCTGGGCCGGGCCATGGTTGGCCAGGCGTTGATGAGCGTCGATTTTCTGCGCCCGGCCCAAGCCTGA
- a CDS encoding NHLP bacteriocin export ABC transporter permease/ATPase subunit — MTPETLAYFVQKGQTLTVGANQPVRLDQGPLAWLVLEGALDVFAMRLEGGQPAAPRRHLWRCGQGQAVFGLGPEQCREVTMVAVGMPGTKLLGLARPGLFGGGEDLAAAALIDDWVAGLQAGCAPEPPPRQATLLEPGARLELAAATEVMAGRALVWARLAEGGGRLLGQALGPLPAPLAPGVWLALDGPAVARGLSTSRMAEEYPGLEPLDAFHGLALARLAELEERERSARRERMRHDQQQSAATMNQAFGRLGRVLQGAADEAFGVAAGDPLLAACRVVADHLGVSLRATGEPLRGLEPAEALNRLARASRVRLRPVSLSGRWWERDSGAFIAFAQDDGRPLAVVPLSPKRHKLFDPTNRRSVIVDEAEAKAMGPTALSMYRPFPLKELTWWSAFKFGARGLSGDAWMVFGVGVCGGLLGLISPIATGLVFDSIIPSAERFQLAQMTVALMVVAVVTTMLHVTRGLALLRVEGRMDSEVQSALWDRLLALPAPFFRGYTAGDLANRANGVSAMRRILSDTILNSVLTGVFSLFSFFLLFYYDWALAFIVSGVVLLAIVITAVLGWWELKYQRPMTDLEGRISGLVLQLIGGVDKLRVAGVEERAFDSWTALFAEQKELAYKARQIRNILATFNAGLPILGTGLVFYWMVFHGHRLSTGDYMAFSSAFGGFLSAMLSMTTSFMSVLQIIPLYNRAKPILRAMPEFDDKTSDPGPLRGAVEISRLSFRYDPEGPLILNDVSVVIEPGQFVALVGPSGSGKSTLARMLLGFEQPTSGAVYYDGQDLADLDKQAVRRQIGVVLQNGRLTPGDILSNIVGASNLGEDEAWQAAKMAGLDADIKAMPMGMHTVISEGSGTLSGGQAQRLLIARAIVKKPRIVLLDEATSALDNQTQAVVTSSLEGLRATRIVIAHRLSTVQRADRIVVIDAGKVVESGSFDELMGRQGLFYQLAKRQLA, encoded by the coding sequence ATGACGCCGGAAACCTTGGCATATTTCGTCCAGAAAGGCCAGACGCTCACGGTCGGGGCCAATCAGCCGGTTCGGCTGGATCAGGGACCGCTGGCCTGGTTGGTGCTGGAGGGCGCGCTGGACGTTTTCGCCATGCGCCTGGAAGGCGGACAGCCCGCCGCGCCGCGCCGCCACCTGTGGCGGTGCGGCCAGGGTCAGGCGGTCTTTGGCCTGGGGCCCGAGCAGTGCCGGGAGGTGACCATGGTCGCCGTGGGCATGCCGGGGACAAAGTTGCTGGGCCTGGCGCGGCCAGGGCTTTTCGGCGGCGGCGAGGATCTGGCCGCCGCCGCGCTGATCGACGACTGGGTGGCCGGCCTTCAGGCCGGTTGCGCCCCGGAGCCGCCGCCGCGCCAAGCGACGCTTCTGGAGCCTGGCGCGCGGCTGGAGCTGGCCGCGGCGACGGAGGTCATGGCCGGCCGGGCATTGGTCTGGGCGCGGCTGGCCGAGGGCGGCGGCCGTTTGCTGGGCCAGGCGCTGGGCCCGTTGCCCGCGCCGCTGGCCCCCGGCGTCTGGCTGGCCCTGGACGGGCCGGCCGTGGCTCGAGGTTTGTCCACCAGCCGGATGGCCGAGGAATATCCCGGCCTGGAGCCGCTGGACGCCTTCCACGGCCTGGCCCTGGCCCGCCTGGCCGAGTTGGAGGAGCGCGAGCGATCCGCGCGGCGCGAGCGGATGCGCCACGATCAGCAACAGTCCGCCGCGACGATGAACCAGGCCTTTGGCCGCCTGGGCCGGGTGCTCCAGGGCGCGGCCGACGAGGCCTTCGGCGTGGCCGCCGGCGATCCGTTGCTGGCCGCCTGCCGGGTGGTGGCCGATCACCTGGGCGTCAGCCTGCGCGCGACCGGCGAGCCCCTGCGCGGCCTGGAGCCGGCCGAGGCCCTCAATCGCCTGGCCCGCGCCTCGCGGGTGCGCCTGCGGCCGGTCAGCCTCTCCGGCCGCTGGTGGGAACGCGACAGCGGCGCTTTCATCGCCTTTGCCCAGGATGACGGCCGGCCGCTGGCGGTGGTGCCCCTCTCGCCCAAGCGCCACAAGCTTTTCGACCCGACCAACAGGCGCAGCGTCATCGTCGACGAGGCCGAGGCCAAGGCCATGGGCCCGACGGCCCTGAGCATGTACCGGCCCTTCCCGCTCAAGGAGCTGACCTGGTGGAGCGCCTTCAAGTTCGGCGCGCGGGGCCTGTCCGGCGACGCCTGGATGGTCTTTGGCGTGGGCGTCTGCGGTGGCCTCTTGGGCCTGATCTCGCCCATCGCCACGGGGTTGGTCTTCGACTCGATCATCCCCAGCGCCGAACGTTTTCAACTGGCCCAGATGACGGTCGCCCTGATGGTGGTGGCCGTGGTGACGACCATGCTGCACGTCACCCGCGGCCTGGCCCTGCTGCGCGTGGAGGGCCGCATGGACTCGGAGGTGCAGAGCGCCCTCTGGGATAGGCTCCTGGCCTTGCCCGCGCCGTTTTTCCGGGGCTACACCGCCGGCGACCTGGCCAACCGGGCCAACGGCGTCAGCGCCATGCGCCGCATCCTCTCCGACACCATCCTCAACTCCGTGCTCACCGGCGTGTTTTCGCTGTTCAGCTTTTTTTTGCTGTTCTATTACGATTGGGCCCTGGCTTTCATCGTCAGCGGCGTGGTGCTGTTGGCCATCGTGATCACGGCCGTGCTGGGCTGGTGGGAGCTGAAATACCAGCGGCCCATGACCGACCTGGAGGGCCGCATATCGGGCCTGGTCTTGCAGTTGATCGGCGGGGTGGACAAACTGCGGGTGGCCGGCGTCGAGGAGCGGGCCTTCGACTCTTGGACCGCGCTGTTCGCCGAACAGAAGGAACTGGCCTACAAGGCGCGCCAGATCCGCAACATCCTGGCCACCTTCAACGCGGGCCTGCCCATCTTGGGCACGGGGCTGGTTTTCTATTGGATGGTCTTCCACGGCCACAGGCTCTCCACCGGCGACTACATGGCCTTTTCCTCGGCCTTTGGCGGCTTTCTCTCGGCCATGCTCTCGATGACCACCAGTTTCATGTCGGTTTTGCAGATCATCCCCCTCTACAACCGGGCCAAGCCGATCCTGCGCGCCATGCCCGAGTTCGACGACAAGACCTCCGACCCCGGCCCGCTGCGCGGCGCGGTGGAGATCAGCCGCCTGAGCTTTCGCTACGACCCCGAAGGGCCGTTGATCTTAAACGACGTCAGCGTCGTCATCGAGCCCGGCCAGTTCGTGGCCCTGGTCGGCCCCAGCGGCTCGGGCAAATCCACCCTGGCGCGCATGCTGTTGGGCTTTGAGCAGCCGACTTCGGGGGCGGTCTATTACGACGGCCAAGACCTGGCCGACCTGGACAAGCAGGCCGTGCGGCGGCAGATCGGCGTGGTGCTGCAAAACGGCAGGCTCACCCCCGGCGACATCTTGTCCAACATCGTCGGCGCCTCCAACCTGGGCGAGGACGAGGCCTGGCAGGCGGCCAAAATGGCCGGCCTGGACGCCGACATCAAGGCCATGCCCATGGGCATGCACACGGTGATCAGCGAGGGCTCGGGCACGCTTTCGGGCGGCCAGGCCCAACGTCTGCTCATCGCCAGGGCCATCGTCAAAAAGCCGCGCATCGTTTTGCTCGACGAGGCCACCAGCGCCCTCGACAACCAGACCCAGGCCGTGGTCACCAGCAGCCTGGAAGGCCTGCGGGCCACGCGCATCGTCATCGCCCACCGCCTCAGCACCGTGCAGCGCGCCGACCGCATCGTCGTCATCGACGCCGGCAAGGTGGTCGAAAGCGGCTCTTTTGACGAACTGATGGGCCGCCAGGGCCTGTTTTACCAACTGGCCAAGAGGCAACTGGCGTGA